A genomic region of Nitrospirota bacterium contains the following coding sequences:
- a CDS encoding tetratricopeptide repeat protein encodes MKQVAPVQPEDVLTVETDVQVRTSPEAYYNFMHGYMDEQDGNIREALKKYEMALSYDENSLFMLARVATLQAKLGQIENAIESMKRLINVAPRPNAAKFLLAEMYFNAGEFEKSVETFDQLIDKEPVSVKVYLNRGLALANMKRFDEAEESISRGISLDPDNPTGYVFMGDLFFEQGKTGKARRYYKKAIARKNNYEQGYLKVASTYMKEKNYDKAEKTYETILTEVNPYSRDAVAQLTQLYVQDKRFEIAISVLERALEHNPRDYDLLLNLSYLYKEIKEYPRAIQKAQIVVAARSGDTRMHAYLGYLYEEAGDYDNAGKEYEKVIQADPSDIDAHLHLGLILIRKGEKGKAEEILKHCIELDPKRPNSYLILGVLYTQDKRFRDAENVYIRGLEAVPDNTGMHFNLGVVYDRLEMFDDMVMEMRKTLELDPEHDNALNYLGYSYADKGINLDEAVELITKALRANPDNGAYVDSLGWAYFKKGMVEPALEYLKRAARLMPDDPAILEHLGDVYLEKNMRDEAKAEWIKALELDIANDKLIAKFRDAGFGEPGNEELLKNIYNELMNKKTIEQQKQEKSAPR; translated from the coding sequence GTGAAACAGGTTGCACCGGTTCAGCCGGAAGACGTTCTCACAGTTGAGACTGATGTTCAGGTCAGGACTTCTCCGGAGGCATATTATAATTTCATGCACGGATATATGGATGAGCAGGATGGTAATATCAGGGAGGCCCTTAAGAAATATGAAATGGCACTGTCTTATGACGAGAATTCACTGTTTATGCTGGCCCGGGTTGCGACACTTCAGGCCAAATTGGGACAGATTGAAAATGCCATTGAGAGCATGAAGAGGCTAATTAATGTGGCGCCACGTCCGAATGCAGCAAAGTTCCTGCTGGCGGAGATGTATTTCAATGCAGGCGAATTTGAGAAGTCTGTTGAAACATTTGACCAGCTTATTGATAAGGAACCTGTTTCCGTCAAGGTATATTTAAACCGGGGGCTGGCTCTTGCTAACATGAAACGATTTGATGAGGCTGAGGAATCAATCAGCAGGGGAATCAGTCTTGATCCGGACAATCCCACCGGATATGTATTCATGGGTGATCTGTTTTTTGAGCAGGGCAAGACAGGGAAGGCAAGGAGATATTACAAGAAGGCAATCGCAAGGAAGAATAACTATGAGCAGGGATACCTTAAAGTGGCGTCCACTTACATGAAGGAAAAGAATTATGATAAGGCTGAGAAGACGTACGAGACGATACTGACAGAGGTCAATCCATACAGCCGTGATGCCGTTGCACAACTGACTCAATTGTATGTACAGGACAAGAGATTTGAAATTGCCATTTCGGTTTTGGAAAGGGCACTTGAGCACAATCCGAGGGATTATGATCTGCTTTTAAACCTGTCGTATCTCTATAAGGAAATTAAGGAATATCCCAGGGCCATCCAGAAGGCACAGATAGTAGTCGCTGCCAGATCAGGGGACACAAGGATGCATGCATATCTCGGATATTTGTATGAAGAGGCTGGCGATTATGACAATGCCGGAAAAGAGTACGAGAAAGTAATTCAGGCAGATCCATCAGACATTGATGCCCATCTTCACCTTGGTTTAATACTGATAAGAAAAGGTGAAAAAGGGAAGGCCGAAGAAATTCTAAAACATTGCATAGAACTTGATCCGAAACGTCCCAATAGTTATTTAATACTTGGCGTGCTTTACACTCAGGATAAAAGGTTCAGGGATGCAGAAAATGTGTACATTAGAGGTCTAGAGGCCGTACCTGACAACACGGGCATGCATTTCAATCTGGGTGTTGTATACGACAGGCTTGAGATGTTTGATGACATGGTCATGGAGATGCGAAAAACCCTTGAGCTTGATCCTGAACATGACAATGCCTTAAATTATTTGGGATATAGTTATGCTGACAAAGGGATTAATCTCGATGAGGCAGTTGAATTAATAACAAAGGCGCTCAGGGCGAATCCAGATAACGGCGCTTATGTGGACAGCCTTGGATGGGCATATTTCAAAAAAGGGATGGTAGAGCCTGCTTTGGAATATCTGAAGAGGGCTGCCCGGTTAATGCCTGATGACCCGGCGATCCTTGAGCATCTTGGTGATGTGTATCTTGAAAAGAACATGCGGGATGAGGCTAAGGCAGAGTGGATAAAGGCACTTGAATTGGATATAGCTAATGATAAACTCATTGCAAAATTCAGGGATGCAGGGTTTGGAGAGCCTGGAAATGAAGAGCTATTAAAGAATATATACAATGAATTAATGAACAAAAAAACCATCGAACAGCAAAAGCAAGAAAAATCAGCGCCCCGTTGA
- a CDS encoding prepilin-type N-terminal cleavage/methylation domain-containing protein → MDREKGFTLIELMIVVAILGILAAIAIPNFMRFQAKSKQSEAKTNLGAIGTTAEAWRTENDTYIATVAQLGWAPQGNTRYGYSYNALLLAANNVAGNCATSGAANAAAVAAAATFIAIANGDVDSDATCDVWQYNELRALTNSTNDVSG, encoded by the coding sequence ATAGACAGAGAAAAGGGTTTTACCCTTATTGAATTGATGATCGTGGTTGCAATACTTGGTATATTGGCAGCCATAGCAATTCCTAATTTTATGAGGTTCCAGGCCAAGTCTAAGCAGAGTGAGGCAAAGACGAACCTGGGAGCCATCGGAACGACTGCGGAGGCATGGCGTACTGAAAACGATACATATATTGCCACGGTAGCTCAATTGGGTTGGGCCCCTCAGGGGAATACCCGTTATGGCTATTCGTATAATGCGCTGCTGTTAGCCGCCAACAATGTTGCCGGAAACTGTGCGACATCAGGGGCTGCAAACGCGGCTGCGGTTGCAGCGGCGGCCACATTTATTGCGATCGCCAATGGGGATGTGGATAGCGATGCTACGTGTGATGTATGGCAGTATAATGAGCTTCGTGCATTGACTAACTCAACAAATGACGTTAGTGGTTAA
- a CDS encoding prepilin-type N-terminal cleavage/methylation domain-containing protein — translation MVRKVNQNGFTLIELMIVVGILGILATLALGSFLSYQAKAKQAEVKANLGAIGEMAITYKSEYDTYNTDWAGIGWDPRKITRYCYWYNGIAAAGTPTAPEAGVDYSDPGSAAAANSFSAAGVGNIDRDVSSDQWLFDQNRIFIIQQNDVTTP, via the coding sequence ATGGTTAGAAAAGTCAATCAAAATGGTTTTACACTCATAGAGCTGATGATTGTTGTAGGCATCCTCGGCATTCTTGCTACCCTGGCCCTGGGCAGTTTTCTAAGCTACCAGGCGAAGGCCAAGCAGGCTGAAGTGAAGGCAAATTTGGGCGCCATCGGAGAGATGGCCATTACATACAAATCGGAATACGATACCTATAATACAGACTGGGCTGGAATCGGGTGGGATCCCCGCAAAATAACCAGATATTGTTATTGGTATAATGGCATTGCTGCAGCCGGAACCCCAACAGCCCCGGAAGCCGGGGTTGACTATTCTGATCCTGGTTCTGCAGCTGCCGCTAATTCTTTTTCTGCTGCTGGTGTGGGGAATATTGATCGTGATGTTTCTTCAGATCAATGGCTGTTCGATCAGAATAGAATCTTTATTATTCAGCAGAATGATGTTACCACCCCATAA